In Streptomyces capitiformicae, one genomic interval encodes:
- the fabF gene encoding beta-ketoacyl-ACP synthase II gives MQPTDRKVVVTGVGATTPLGGDSTTTWQGLMAGRSAVRLLTHAWAAETPVRIAAEIAVEPTECLSRVEARKLDRSAQFALIAAREAWADAGFTAPAGMDTSVDPDRLGVVIASGIGGVTSLLQQYDVFRDQGVRKVSPHTIPMMLPNTQGANVGLDLNARAGVHSPVSACASGAESVGYAIDMIRTGRADIVVAGGTEAAIHPLNIAGFGNMMAMSKRNDDPTAASRPYDSARDGFVMGEGCGVIVLETAEHAARRGARVYAEAVGQGLSADSHHITQPEPTGRGIAAALTALLDSSDLKPAQVVHVNAHATSTPRGDVAEVKALRKVFGDDMDHVAVSATKSMTGHLLGGAGGVETVATVLALHHRLAPPTINLDDLDPEVEADIVRGEPRALPDGPIAALNNSFGFGGHNVVLAFRTV, from the coding sequence GACGCACGCCTGGGCCGCCGAGACCCCGGTGCGGATCGCCGCGGAGATCGCGGTGGAACCCACCGAATGCCTGTCCCGGGTCGAGGCCCGCAAGCTCGACCGCTCCGCCCAGTTCGCCCTGATCGCGGCGCGCGAGGCGTGGGCCGACGCGGGGTTCACCGCCCCGGCGGGCATGGACACCTCCGTAGACCCGGACCGGCTCGGCGTGGTCATCGCCTCCGGCATCGGCGGGGTGACCTCCCTGCTCCAGCAGTACGACGTCTTCCGGGACCAGGGCGTCCGCAAGGTGTCTCCCCACACCATCCCGATGATGCTGCCGAACACACAGGGCGCCAACGTCGGACTGGACCTCAACGCCCGGGCCGGAGTGCACTCACCCGTCAGCGCGTGCGCCTCGGGCGCCGAGTCGGTCGGATACGCCATCGACATGATCCGCACGGGCCGGGCCGACATCGTCGTCGCCGGCGGCACCGAGGCGGCGATCCACCCGCTGAACATAGCCGGCTTCGGCAACATGATGGCCATGTCCAAGCGCAACGACGACCCGACCGCCGCCTCGCGCCCGTACGACTCGGCCCGCGACGGCTTCGTCATGGGCGAGGGCTGCGGTGTGATCGTGCTGGAGACGGCGGAGCATGCCGCGCGGCGCGGCGCCCGCGTCTACGCGGAGGCCGTCGGGCAGGGTCTCTCCGCCGACAGCCACCACATCACTCAGCCCGAACCGACGGGTCGTGGCATCGCCGCCGCGCTCACCGCGCTGCTGGACTCCTCCGATCTGAAGCCGGCCCAGGTCGTGCACGTCAACGCACACGCGACGTCGACCCCCCGGGGCGATGTGGCCGAGGTGAAGGCGTTGCGCAAGGTCTTCGGCGACGACATGGACCATGTGGCGGTGTCGGCCACAAAGTCCATGACCGGGCATCTCCTCGGCGGGGCCGGCGGTGTGGAGACCGTGGCGACGGTTCTCGCCCTGCATCATCGACTCGCCCCGCCGACCATCAACCTCGACGACCTCGACCCGGAGGTCGAGGCCGACATCGTCCGCGGCGAGCCCCGGGCTCTGCCCGACGGGCCGATCGCCGCCCTCAACAACTCGTTCGGCTTCGGCGGTCACAACGTGGTGCTCGCCTTCCGCACGGTCTGA
- a CDS encoding helix-turn-helix domain-containing protein yields MVDFDSLPIPVIPYSSVCRPGSGIAATSYQELTKWVSREFLASPHRYEFHQILLVDQGTGTFSLDSMRFECRPGSLLWIRPNQIVQAAPQHDLTGDLIMFTEAFPLRVNARMGMLDDVLRPSHWRLGERERADLGRILDLMREEFQRPERELGEDLLKHLLAVFVLNVDQICRSQGECGTPFAPVGDNGWGELFLRFRKELDRSYRTTRRVEDYAAALNCTTRALSRACRAGAGTTAKDLIDARVALEARRLLMHTSLPIGAVARQLGFTEVTNFTKFFMRRVRMTPGAFRRSRDTLVQASGNEHRWPWNDVTGRFPTGR; encoded by the coding sequence ATGGTCGATTTCGACTCCTTGCCGATCCCTGTCATTCCCTACTCCTCGGTATGCCGACCGGGAAGCGGAATCGCTGCGACCTCGTACCAGGAACTCACGAAGTGGGTTTCCAGGGAGTTCCTCGCCTCCCCGCACCGGTACGAGTTCCATCAGATCCTGCTGGTCGACCAGGGGACCGGTACTTTCTCACTCGACTCGATGCGCTTCGAGTGCCGTCCGGGAAGCCTGCTGTGGATCCGGCCGAACCAGATCGTCCAGGCCGCGCCGCAGCACGACCTGACGGGCGACCTCATCATGTTCACCGAGGCGTTTCCCCTGCGTGTGAATGCCCGCATGGGGATGCTCGACGATGTGCTGCGGCCCTCGCACTGGAGGCTGGGCGAGCGCGAACGGGCGGACCTCGGACGGATCCTCGACCTGATGCGGGAGGAATTCCAGCGGCCCGAACGGGAGTTGGGCGAGGATCTCCTCAAACATCTGCTGGCTGTCTTCGTGCTGAACGTCGATCAAATATGCAGGTCGCAGGGCGAGTGCGGGACCCCGTTCGCCCCGGTCGGCGACAACGGCTGGGGGGAGCTGTTCCTGCGGTTCCGAAAGGAGCTGGACCGCTCCTACCGCACCACCCGCCGGGTGGAGGACTACGCCGCCGCGCTGAATTGCACGACCCGCGCCCTGTCCCGCGCGTGCCGGGCCGGCGCCGGCACCACCGCCAAGGATCTCATCGATGCCCGGGTGGCTCTCGAAGCGCGCCGTCTGCTGATGCATACGAGCCTGCCCATCGGCGCCGTGGCCCGACAGTTGGGATTCACCGAGGTCACCAACTTCACCAAGTTTTTCATGCGCCGCGTCAGGATGACGCCCGGAGCTTTTCGGCGCAGTCGCGACACGCTTGTTCAGGCATCGGGAAACGAACACAGATGGCCCTGGAACGACGTTACCGGCCGGTTTCCAACCGGCCGGTAA
- a CDS encoding IclR family transcriptional regulator, producing MIIPHSGMPERSVVDRALSVLGAFDRQNRTLTLSDISRRSGLPLATAHRIVNKLRSWGALERSEDGGYSIGLRLWETGTLAPRCSPLAEAAQPYLMELHARTSAGAFLLIRDRVEGVCLSFVVHGPDSLMSWIESGDRRPLHACAAGLVLLAYASEAVQNEVCAGPLRAYTPATPVHGAALRQALAKVRREGYAVTHRTLDPDSSSVAFPVRSADGAVMAAVGVVAQADTFHPAKLLPPVSTTADAVSQHMRSCG from the coding sequence ATGATCATACCTCATTCCGGCATGCCGGAGCGCTCGGTCGTCGATCGCGCCCTGAGCGTTCTTGGAGCGTTCGACCGGCAGAACCGCACTCTGACACTGAGCGACATCAGTCGACGCTCGGGGCTCCCGCTCGCGACGGCGCACCGCATCGTGAACAAGCTGCGTAGCTGGGGAGCCCTGGAGAGAAGCGAGGACGGCGGATACAGCATCGGCTTACGACTGTGGGAGACGGGGACGCTGGCGCCTCGCTGCTCGCCGCTCGCCGAGGCGGCTCAGCCGTATCTGATGGAGCTTCACGCCCGTACCTCGGCCGGGGCGTTCCTCTTGATCCGCGACCGTGTCGAGGGGGTCTGTCTCTCGTTCGTGGTCCACGGGCCGGACTCCCTGATGAGCTGGATCGAGTCGGGAGACCGGAGGCCGCTGCACGCCTGCGCCGCGGGGCTGGTCCTGCTCGCGTACGCCAGCGAGGCCGTCCAGAACGAGGTCTGCGCGGGGCCGCTGCGCGCGTACACACCGGCGACGCCGGTCCACGGCGCCGCGCTGCGGCAGGCCCTCGCGAAGGTCAGACGCGAGGGCTACGCGGTGACACACCGCACGCTGGACCCGGACTCCAGCAGTGTCGCGTTCCCCGTGCGCTCCGCCGACGGGGCTGTGATGGCTGCGGTGGGTGTGGTGGCGCAGGCGGACACGTTCCACCCGGCGAAACTGCTGCCCCCGGTCTCCACCACGGCCGACGCCGTGTCCCAGCACATGCGGTCCTGCGGGTGA
- a CDS encoding MBL fold metallo-hydrolase, translating into MTAAFHVLTTGYAETRVAGTVTLLVDGETVAIVDPGMVADRRLILDPLTHHGLSPEDVTDVIFSHHHPDHTLNAALFPEARFHDHMAIYHDDIWEDRDADGYRLSPSITLMTTPGHTAEDVSTLVTADEGLVVLTHLWWTAEGPADDPFAPDREQLRAAREKVLALGPALIVPGHGAPFVPSASTPI; encoded by the coding sequence ATGACCGCCGCCTTCCACGTCCTGACCACCGGTTACGCCGAAACGCGGGTGGCCGGCACCGTCACCCTGCTCGTCGACGGCGAGACCGTCGCGATCGTCGATCCCGGCATGGTCGCGGACCGCCGGCTCATCCTGGATCCGCTCACGCACCACGGACTGAGCCCCGAAGACGTCACCGACGTGATCTTCAGCCACCATCACCCGGACCACACGCTGAACGCGGCGCTGTTTCCCGAAGCCCGCTTCCACGACCACATGGCCATCTACCACGACGACATCTGGGAGGACCGGGACGCCGACGGCTACCGCCTCTCCCCGTCGATCACGCTCATGACGACCCCCGGCCACACCGCCGAGGACGTCAGCACCCTGGTCACGGCGGACGAGGGTCTGGTGGTCCTGACCCACCTGTGGTGGACCGCCGAGGGACCGGCCGACGACCCGTTCGCGCCCGACCGTGAGCAGCTGCGAGCGGCCAGGGAGAAGGTCCTGGCCCTCGGCCCGGCGCTGATCGTGCCGGGACACGGGGCACCGTTCGTACCGTCGGCGTCGACCCCGATCTGA
- a CDS encoding TetR/AcrR family transcriptional regulator C-terminal domain-containing protein translates to MARPRTPLLDRRRIGAAALRIVDEQGVLTIPALARELGVAPSALYHHVSGRDEIISLMREALALETATDDWDPTQPWEQALEAWARTYRAAFATHAGAVPLLATAPLAEPFMHAMYEKVAELLLTAGFATGQVMLLINALESFILGSALDLVAPPVMVSDVPRETAPHLAAVLDDTPTDHRRAELAFDTGLRALLTGFRALLPR, encoded by the coding sequence GTGGCAAGGCCGCGCACCCCTCTGCTGGACCGCCGACGCATCGGCGCCGCAGCGCTGAGAATCGTCGATGAGCAGGGCGTCCTCACCATTCCCGCCCTGGCCCGAGAGCTCGGCGTCGCCCCCTCCGCGCTCTACCACCATGTGTCCGGCCGAGACGAGATCATCTCGCTCATGAGGGAAGCGCTGGCCCTGGAGACCGCAACCGACGACTGGGACCCGACACAGCCCTGGGAACAGGCCCTGGAGGCATGGGCCCGCACCTACCGCGCGGCCTTCGCCACCCACGCCGGGGCGGTGCCCCTGCTCGCGACGGCCCCGTTGGCCGAGCCCTTCATGCACGCGATGTACGAGAAGGTCGCCGAGCTCCTGCTGACCGCCGGCTTCGCCACCGGCCAGGTCATGCTCCTGATCAACGCCCTGGAGAGCTTCATCCTCGGCTCGGCCCTCGACCTCGTCGCGCCACCGGTGATGGTCTCCGACGTGCCCCGTGAAACCGCTCCCCACCTCGCCGCCGTACTCGACGACACCCCCACCGACCACCGCCGGGCCGAGCTCGCGTTCGACACCGGTCTCCGTGCCCTGCTCACCGGTTTCCGGGCGCTCCTTCCCCGGTGA
- a CDS encoding amidohydrolase gives MHADIVFTGGTVRTGGPEGPVFDALAVTSGRISALGAEALATARGSNTTVVDLQGGALLPAFGDGHVHPVMGGLGLLGAPVRECTSVEGIVEAVRHWADEHPEAEWITGDGFDAWLAPDGRFDARWLDAAVPDRPVVLRTMDHHTAWVNSEALRRAGFSAATPDPDGGEIVRREGSTEPLGTLREFGAVLPVLGLVPQPPHEAQVGALRETAARFAAAGVTWVQDAWVEPHHADVWITAATSGPGLPIRADLGFFLGPEHWREQLPRIAAERERVEGAAPGLLTAHTVKFFADGVIESGTAALLEPYTDCPHSHGIANWTPSELAEAVTAIDALGFQPHIHALGDGGVRVALDAIEAAARVNGPRNRRPVIAHAQLIDPADLPRFAELGVIANLQPLWAQPDRLMTDLILPKIGPERGTRQYQIAALLASGARIAFGSDWPVTDHEPLRGIATAVTRQTPEGIPEGGWLPQERIDTATALAAYSAGCAYQAFEEEKWGVLRPGMWADLVHLAADPVETAPGDLAHLPVLGTWLAGRRTHGSGTPVTVPTVAR, from the coding sequence ATGCATGCCGACATCGTGTTCACCGGAGGGACCGTCAGGACCGGAGGCCCCGAAGGCCCGGTGTTCGACGCCCTCGCCGTCACGAGTGGCAGGATCAGCGCGCTCGGGGCGGAGGCGCTCGCCACCGCCCGCGGCAGCAACACCACCGTGGTCGACCTGCAAGGCGGCGCCCTGCTGCCCGCGTTCGGCGACGGGCACGTGCACCCGGTGATGGGCGGACTGGGCCTGCTGGGAGCGCCCGTCCGCGAGTGCACCTCCGTGGAGGGGATCGTCGAGGCCGTACGACACTGGGCCGACGAGCACCCCGAGGCCGAGTGGATCACCGGCGACGGTTTCGACGCCTGGCTCGCCCCCGACGGCCGGTTCGACGCCCGCTGGCTGGACGCGGCCGTCCCCGACCGGCCCGTGGTGCTGCGCACGATGGACCACCACACCGCATGGGTGAACAGCGAGGCCCTGCGTCGGGCCGGGTTCAGCGCCGCCACTCCCGACCCGGACGGCGGGGAGATCGTGCGCAGGGAAGGCTCCACCGAACCGCTGGGCACACTGCGCGAGTTCGGTGCTGTGCTGCCTGTCCTCGGCCTCGTACCCCAGCCGCCCCACGAAGCGCAGGTGGGCGCGCTGCGCGAGACCGCCGCCCGGTTCGCCGCCGCCGGGGTGACCTGGGTACAGGACGCCTGGGTGGAACCGCACCACGCCGACGTCTGGATCACTGCGGCGACCAGTGGCCCGGGGCTTCCCATCCGTGCCGACCTCGGGTTCTTCCTGGGACCGGAGCACTGGCGCGAGCAGCTCCCCCGGATCGCCGCCGAGCGGGAGCGTGTGGAAGGTGCCGCTCCCGGGCTGCTCACCGCGCACACCGTGAAGTTCTTCGCCGACGGGGTCATCGAATCCGGCACGGCCGCCCTCCTGGAGCCGTACACCGACTGCCCGCACTCCCACGGCATCGCCAACTGGACACCGAGCGAACTGGCGGAGGCCGTCACAGCCATCGACGCCCTCGGTTTCCAGCCGCACATCCACGCGCTCGGCGACGGCGGTGTCCGGGTCGCCCTCGACGCCATCGAGGCCGCGGCCCGCGTCAACGGCCCCCGCAACCGCCGCCCGGTCATCGCCCACGCCCAGCTGATCGACCCCGCCGACCTGCCCCGCTTCGCCGAACTAGGGGTGATCGCCAATCTCCAGCCGCTGTGGGCGCAGCCCGACCGGCTGATGACCGATCTCATCCTGCCGAAGATCGGCCCGGAGCGCGGCACGCGGCAGTACCAGATCGCCGCCCTGCTCGCCTCCGGCGCCCGCATCGCGTTCGGCAGCGACTGGCCGGTCACCGATCACGAACCGCTGCGGGGCATCGCCACCGCCGTGACCCGCCAGACGCCCGAGGGGATCCCCGAGGGCGGCTGGCTCCCCCAGGAGCGGATCGACACCGCGACCGCCCTGGCCGCCTACTCCGCCGGATGCGCCTACCAGGCGTTCGAGGAGGAGAAGTGGGGCGTCCTGCGCCCCGGAATGTGGGCCGACCTGGTGCATCTCGCCGCAGACCCGGTCGAGACCGCACCTGGCGACCTCGCGCACCTGCCCGTCCTGGGCACCTGGCTCGCCGGCCGACGCACACACGGCTCCGGCACCCCCGTCACCGTGCCGACCGTGGCCCGATAG
- a CDS encoding APC family permease yields the protein MTEPHTSTAPQQPPTATGTDPTGRLQRASLGVTDIVFFVIAAAAPLTVMAGIAPLAIVFGGIGAPVAYLTAGVVLCLFAVGFTAMTPYIRNAGAFYAYVSRGLGRPAGVGAALLAVFSYNSLQIGTYGAFGFFAAGTMNDLLGVDLPWPVYAFAAIGIVWFLGFRSIHVGAKVLAALLIAETAILVLLAGAILVKGGADGLSLASFAPSNVFTSKMSAPLGLAIAAFIGFESTVLYREEARDPDRTVPRATYLAVGFLGLFYTFIVWVIVQAFGDDKAVGTAAQNPAEMFFTAMTRYVGDWATDLQRVLIVSSLLASLLAFHNAITRYGYALSVEGAAPAPLGRIHPRHGSPWISGIAQTVLAVVVTAVFAAIGVHPYNQFLLWVNTPGVVGILALQTLAACAVAVFFRRNPAANAAGRLRTVAAPVAAALLLAVITGLVCTRLQLFTGASPTVNWTLVALTPIVFATGVALAMRIRRNRPDVYARLSTTDVDSV from the coding sequence ATGACCGAGCCCCACACCTCCACCGCTCCCCAACAACCTCCAACGGCCACCGGGACGGACCCGACCGGACGCCTCCAGCGCGCCTCGCTCGGCGTCACCGACATCGTCTTCTTCGTCATCGCGGCCGCCGCCCCGCTCACCGTCATGGCGGGCATCGCCCCCCTCGCGATCGTCTTCGGCGGTATCGGCGCCCCGGTGGCCTATCTGACGGCCGGCGTCGTACTGTGCCTGTTCGCGGTCGGTTTCACCGCCATGACGCCTTACATCCGCAACGCGGGCGCCTTCTACGCGTACGTCTCCCGGGGCCTGGGCCGCCCTGCCGGAGTGGGAGCGGCACTGCTCGCGGTGTTCTCCTACAACTCCCTGCAGATCGGCACCTACGGGGCCTTCGGCTTCTTCGCCGCCGGCACCATGAACGACCTCCTGGGCGTCGACCTGCCCTGGCCGGTCTACGCCTTCGCCGCAATCGGCATCGTGTGGTTCCTCGGCTTCCGGTCGATCCACGTGGGCGCCAAGGTCCTCGCCGCCCTGCTGATCGCGGAGACCGCCATCCTGGTGCTGCTGGCCGGCGCGATCCTCGTCAAGGGCGGTGCGGACGGCCTGAGCCTGGCCTCCTTCGCCCCCTCCAACGTCTTCACGTCAAAGATGAGCGCACCGCTGGGCCTCGCCATCGCCGCCTTCATCGGCTTCGAGTCCACCGTCCTCTACCGCGAGGAGGCCCGCGATCCCGACCGCACCGTGCCCCGCGCCACCTACCTGGCCGTCGGCTTCCTCGGCCTCTTCTACACGTTCATCGTCTGGGTCATCGTCCAGGCCTTCGGCGACGACAAAGCCGTCGGAACCGCGGCACAGAACCCCGCCGAGATGTTCTTCACCGCCATGACCCGCTACGTGGGCGACTGGGCCACCGACCTCCAGCGCGTCCTGATCGTCAGCAGCCTCCTGGCCTCCCTGCTCGCCTTCCACAACGCCATCACCCGCTACGGCTACGCGCTGTCCGTCGAGGGCGCCGCTCCCGCCCCCCTGGGCCGCATCCACCCCCGGCACGGCTCGCCCTGGATCTCCGGCATCGCGCAGACCGTGCTGGCGGTCGTCGTCACCGCTGTCTTCGCCGCGATCGGCGTGCACCCGTACAACCAGTTCCTGCTGTGGGTGAACACCCCCGGCGTGGTCGGCATCCTCGCGCTGCAGACGCTCGCGGCCTGCGCCGTGGCCGTCTTCTTCCGCCGCAACCCCGCCGCCAACGCGGCGGGACGCCTGCGCACGGTCGCCGCACCGGTGGCCGCCGCGCTCCTCCTGGCCGTGATCACAGGGCTGGTCTGCACGCGCCTGCAGCTCTTCACCGGTGCCTCGCCGACCGTCAACTGGACGCTGGTCGCGCTGACTCCGATCGTCTTCGCGACCGGAGTGGCACTCGCGATGCGGATCCGCCGCAACCGGCCCGACGTCTACGCCAGGCTCTCCACCACCGACGTCGACTCCGTGTGA
- a CDS encoding ABC transporter permease subunit encodes MSVMSAGTEAGPSRWRAGLGRLVAGAALLTAVALLPWLSGNDPALTVLRARSADQGPTPEQLAAVREQLGLDEGPFTHLAHWLGGLPRGNAGTSWVSGEPVLPEVTTAFAVSVTLVLGALVVTLAVAALVCTPTLYLGSRRRLRRARAGTAAALLAALPKFLLASLLATVCGVWLGWFPSSGWEGPASMVLPALALGVPSGAMIGGLLDQSLPAAFQEPWARTWHAFGFRPGTVARNALRRSLTGVLPQLLPTVVGLVGGAVVVEKIFNIPGLGRLALDAAIAQDLPPLQTATLALVLLGVVAGLLIQALRRALLGPALRDGALPALHAPALARRRSTRWIAGFCAVALLAPVVVGLLRDPLQVDTAARLLPPSAAHPLGTDSLGRDLLARLGHGALRTAAVALAVTAVSVLVGLLLGSAARMSAGLMEVASTLPAVLAGLLTTAVTGPSVWGAALAVCLVGWTPYAAQAAALIEEERASSHMQASLSFGAGPWHLTRRHYLPAVLPAVLRNALLRLPTTVLVLASLGFLGLGEQPPTPEWGRLLSENQPYVELAPWTVLGPACALVLLSVLAVSGTALGRSRR; translated from the coding sequence ATGAGCGTTATGTCGGCCGGTACCGAGGCCGGCCCGTCCCGGTGGCGCGCGGGCCTCGGCCGCCTCGTCGCGGGGGCCGCGCTGCTGACGGCCGTGGCCCTGCTGCCCTGGCTGTCCGGCAACGACCCCGCGCTGACCGTCCTGCGGGCCCGCTCCGCCGACCAGGGCCCGACTCCCGAGCAGCTGGCCGCTGTTCGGGAGCAACTGGGCCTGGACGAAGGTCCGTTCACGCACCTCGCGCACTGGCTGGGCGGGCTGCCGCGAGGCAACGCGGGCACGTCCTGGGTGTCGGGCGAACCGGTTCTGCCCGAGGTGACGACCGCCTTCGCGGTGTCCGTGACGCTGGTGCTCGGGGCGCTCGTCGTCACGCTCGCGGTGGCCGCGCTGGTCTGCACCCCCACCCTGTACCTCGGCTCCCGGCGAAGGCTGCGACGAGCCCGGGCGGGCACCGCGGCGGCCCTCCTCGCCGCGCTGCCCAAGTTCCTGCTCGCCTCGTTGCTCGCCACGGTGTGCGGGGTGTGGCTGGGCTGGTTCCCGTCCAGCGGCTGGGAGGGACCGGCGTCGATGGTGCTGCCCGCGCTCGCCTTGGGCGTGCCGTCGGGAGCGATGATCGGCGGTCTGCTCGACCAGTCGCTGCCCGCCGCTTTTCAGGAGCCCTGGGCACGTACCTGGCACGCCTTCGGGTTCCGGCCCGGCACCGTCGCCCGCAACGCCCTGCGCCGCTCACTGACGGGTGTGCTGCCGCAGCTGCTGCCGACCGTGGTGGGCCTGGTCGGTGGCGCGGTCGTGGTGGAGAAGATCTTCAACATTCCCGGGCTCGGCCGCCTGGCCCTGGACGCCGCCATCGCCCAGGACCTCCCGCCCCTGCAGACGGCGACACTGGCCCTGGTACTGCTCGGTGTCGTCGCCGGCCTCCTCATCCAGGCCCTGCGGCGCGCACTGCTCGGTCCTGCCCTGCGGGACGGTGCCCTGCCCGCCCTTCACGCACCGGCCCTGGCGCGACGGCGTTCCACTCGATGGATCGCCGGGTTCTGTGCCGTCGCACTGCTCGCCCCGGTCGTGGTGGGGCTGCTGCGCGATCCCCTACAGGTGGACACGGCCGCCCGGCTCCTTCCACCGTCCGCCGCGCACCCGTTGGGCACGGACTCGCTCGGCCGCGATCTGCTGGCCCGGCTCGGCCACGGCGCGCTGCGCACGGCGGCCGTGGCCCTCGCGGTGACGGCGGTCAGTGTCCTCGTCGGGCTGTTACTCGGCAGCGCGGCACGGATGAGCGCCGGGCTGATGGAGGTCGCGTCGACGCTCCCGGCCGTTCTCGCCGGGCTGTTGACCACCGCGGTGACCGGGCCCTCGGTCTGGGGTGCCGCGCTCGCGGTGTGCCTGGTCGGCTGGACGCCGTACGCCGCCCAGGCCGCGGCGCTGATCGAAGAGGAACGGGCGAGCAGCCACATGCAGGCGTCGCTCTCGTTCGGCGCCGGCCCGTGGCATCTGACGCGCCGCCACTACCTGCCCGCGGTCCTGCCCGCCGTCCTGCGCAACGCCCTGCTGCGACTGCCCACCACGGTCCTCGTGCTGGCCTCCCTCGGCTTCCTCGGCCTGGGCGAGCAGCCGCCCACGCCGGAGTGGGGCCGCCTGCTGTCCGAGAACCAGCCGTACGTCGAACTCGCGCCGTGGACCGTCCTCGGCCCCGCCTGCGCGCTCGTCCTGCTCTCGGTTCTTGCCGTGTCCGGTACGGCCTTGGGCCGGAGCCGGCGTTGA
- a CDS encoding ABC transporter substrate-binding protein, translating to MRTTPRRLAAALALTPLLVGCFVSGEQGSGSDAKGGSAGRLRVALARPPVQALSPYSDDATLLGKLSVVEGLTALDKNGAAAPALAKSWKQKNDTTWTFELRKATFQDGTPVTAESVVNALGHAGAATPKPRVLSDVTLTAKADDTDTVTISTKTADPVLPLRLASPVLAVLSAKAYAKDGTASPIGTGTGPFKVTKLTGKSKATLDRYDGYWGGKAKAPGIDVTWIADGTARAGVLRGGDVDIAEWIPTSQAKLLDEKTRHEVPSVRTDSLILNTGNGIFTDPALRAAAREAVDGSALVDSIFSGYADPAQGLFGPAVSWAADKRVEVTGRAKAATPAQVRSKTKGKILRLAAFTNRAELPEAATVLQQQLEKAGFTVKQDVREYTQMEADLLAGKYDALVMSRVVLLDTGDAVAYLTSDYKSEGVYNIARLKDPKVDQAIKSAAVEGDVTKRQQKIMAAEAEILRTDAVVPFVHEKVVQGIATDVEGVLLDPRERSLIDVDTHLK from the coding sequence ATGCGTACCACCCCCCGCCGTCTCGCGGCGGCACTTGCTCTCACCCCACTGCTGGTCGGCTGCTTCGTGTCCGGCGAACAGGGCTCCGGTTCGGATGCGAAAGGCGGGTCGGCCGGTCGGCTGAGGGTCGCGCTCGCCCGGCCGCCGGTGCAGGCACTGTCCCCGTACAGCGACGACGCCACCTTGCTGGGCAAGCTCTCCGTGGTCGAAGGGCTCACCGCGCTGGACAAGAACGGTGCCGCCGCGCCCGCGCTGGCGAAGTCGTGGAAGCAGAAGAACGACACGACCTGGACCTTCGAGCTGCGCAAGGCCACCTTCCAGGACGGCACGCCGGTCACCGCCGAGTCCGTGGTCAACGCGCTCGGCCACGCGGGTGCCGCAACGCCCAAGCCCCGCGTCCTCAGCGACGTCACCCTCACCGCGAAGGCCGACGACACCGACACGGTCACCATCAGCACCAAGACCGCCGACCCGGTGCTCCCGCTGCGCCTGGCCAGCCCGGTGCTGGCCGTCCTCTCCGCCAAGGCGTACGCGAAGGACGGCACCGCCAGCCCGATCGGCACCGGAACCGGCCCCTTCAAGGTCACGAAGCTCACCGGCAAGTCCAAGGCCACCCTCGACCGTTACGACGGCTACTGGGGCGGCAAGGCCAAGGCGCCCGGCATCGACGTCACCTGGATAGCCGACGGCACCGCCCGCGCGGGCGTCCTGCGCGGCGGCGACGTCGACATCGCCGAGTGGATCCCCACCTCCCAGGCCAAGCTGCTGGACGAGAAGACCCGTCACGAAGTGCCCTCCGTGCGGACCGACAGCCTCATCCTCAACACCGGCAACGGCATCTTCACCGACCCCGCGCTGCGCGCGGCGGCCCGCGAGGCAGTGGACGGCTCCGCGCTCGTCGACTCGATCTTCAGCGGCTACGCCGACCCCGCGCAGGGCCTGTTCGGGCCCGCCGTGTCCTGGGCGGCCGACAAGCGTGTCGAGGTCACCGGCCGCGCCAAGGCCGCGACACCCGCACAGGTCAGGTCCAAGACGAAGGGCAAGATCCTGCGTCTGGCCGCCTTCACCAACCGCGCGGAGTTGCCCGAGGCCGCCACCGTGCTGCAGCAGCAGCTGGAGAAGGCCGGGTTCACCGTGAAGCAGGACGTACGCGAGTACACGCAGATGGAGGCAGACCTCCTCGCCGGCAAGTACGACGCCCTCGTCATGTCCCGGGTGGTGCTCCTCGACACCGGCGACGCGGTCGCCTACCTGACGAGCGACTACAAGAGCGAAGGCGTGTACAACATCGCCCGTCTGAAGGACCCCAAGGTGGACCAGGCCATCAAGTCCGCCGCCGTGGAAGGCGACGTGACGAAGCGGCAGCAGAAGATCATGGCCGCCGAGGCGGAGATCCTGCGCACCGACGCCGTCGTCCCGTTCGTCCACGAGAAGGTCGTGCAGGGCATCGCCACCGATGTCGAGGGCGTGCTCCTCGACCCGCGCGAGCGCTCCCTGATCGACGTCGACACCCACCTGAAGTAG